In Janthinobacterium sp. B9-8, the genomic stretch TAATATGGCCTAAGCCCGTGATCTAACATGGTTTTTTATTTGTCAATACACTGTGGATAACTTTGTGCACAAAATGCAAAATATGCGCAAATAGATCAGAATCACGGATGTAGGCTCGACTAAACGAGCTACACAACCATTCACTAATAGATAATAAAATCAACAAGTTAAAACAAAATCCTCTACTACAACTCTCACAACCATACGCAAATCGTTAGTTTGCGCCATTTTGTGGATTAAACAGAGCCGAATCGAGATTGTCATGAATTTGTCAAGTACAAACAGCGTCATTTTAACCGTCTCGGAACTCAACCGCCGCGCCAAAACTTTACTGGAAAGTAGTTTTCCTTTGTTGTGGGTAGCCGGTGAGATTTCAAATTTTAAACGTTACGATTCAGGACACTGCTACTTCAGCATAAAAGATACAAATGCTCAAGTAAGGTGCGTGATGTTTAGAAATCGCGCTGCTTTGCTTGATTTTCAGCCCAGAGAAGGGATGCAAGTCGAGGCACGTGCGCTGGTCTCTTTATACGAAGCCCGCGGTGATTTCCAGCTGACCATTGAAGCTTTACGCCCGGCCGGTTTAGGCGCTCTGTTTGCCGCTTATGAAAAATTAAAACAAAAACTGGAAAACGAAGGTTTGTTTGCCTCTGAGCGCAAAAGAGCCTTGCCCGTTTTTCCACGTGCAGTAGGCATTGTCACCTCCCCCGCAGCGGCCGCGCTTTCTGATGTGATTGCTGCACTGCAACGCCGCATGCCCAGTCTGCCAATTATCCTTTACCCCACACCAGTACAGGGGCTGGATGCTGCACCGCAAATTGCCAGTGCTATTCATAAAGCAAGTGAACGCAAAGAAGTAGATGTATTAATTGTGTGCCGGGGCGGTGGCAGCTTAGAAGACTTATGGGCCTTTAATGAGGAAATCGTTGCACGCGCTATTGCCAGCTGCACCATGCCAGTTGTAAGCGGTGTTGGGCACGAAACTGACTTCAGCATCGCTGATTTTGTCGCGGATATACGAGCGGCCACCCCCACAGCAGCAGCAGAATTAGTGAGCCCAAACCGCAGCGAATGGCTGGCAAGACTGGAGCGCCAGCAGGGCCGTATGCACCGCGCTATAGAGCGCCAAATCCAAAGCAAAATGCAGCAATTGGATGGCGTATCAAGACATTTGCAGCATCCGGGCGAGCGTTTACACCGGCAAAAAACACATCTGCAAGAATTAAGCCGCCGCCTGCAACTTGCCCCCGCCCGAACACTGGAAAAAAATCATTACCGCCTCAAACAGCTTTCGCTTAACTTAAGCCACTTAAAGCCTCATCCCGCCCGCCAGCAAGAGCGCCTACAGCATTTATCCCGCCAGCTTTTGCAAGCCATGCCACGCCAGCTAAAACAGCAGCGACAAAAGCTAGCCATGCTCGCTGCACGCCTGGAGCCATGGAACCCGCAATCCGTATTGGCCCGTGGCTACACTCTGGTCACCCGGCCAGACGGGCAGCTTGTGCGCCATGGTGCTCAACTTAAGCATGACGAGCTGCTATTACTGCAATTTGCCGATAGCACTGCGGATGTGCGGGTCATTAAAAACTTAGGGGAGCAGGGAAAGCTGGGAATATAGCCCCAGCGACTTGGCATCGCCCTAGCCACTAAAGTAAACCGACGGACGAATACCTTTTGTAGATGCCGATTACTCGGCCTTGCCCTCATCTTCTTCAGGCTCTGCTTCAGCCACCAAGCTTAAATGCCCTAATTCATCATGAGAAACGCTGGTACTGTCTTTACTTTTTAATTTAACCCGCAAGCGTAATTCATTAATCGAATCGGCATTTTTAAGCGCTTCTTCAAGGCTAATCCGGCCATCTTCGTATAAATGAAACAGCGCCGAATCAAAAGTTTGCATGCCTAATTCTTCAGACTTCAGCATGGCCGTTTTCACACCGCCTACATCACCTTTAAAAATCATATCCGCCACTAAAGGTGAATTAAGCAAAATTTCAATCGCTGCAACCCGCCCTTTTCCATCTGGCGTTGGAATCAAACGCTGAGAAACCATGCCGCGCATATTCAATGATAAATCCATATAAATTTGCGGATGGCGCTCTTCAGGGAAGAAATTAACAATTCGCTCCAAAGCCTGATTAGCGCTGTTGGCATGTAAGGTGCCCATACATAAGTGCCCTGTTTCGGCAAAAGAAAGAGCATATTCCATGGTGTCCCGATCGCGAATCTCGCCAATTAAAATCACATCGGGCGCTTGCCTTAAGGTGTTTTTTAGTGCTGCAAACCAATGCTTGGTATCTCGCCCTACTTCACGGTGAGTCACTAAACAATTTTTGCTTTTATGCACATATTCAATCGGGTCTTCAATGGTAATGATATGGCCGTGAGTATTTTGATTACGATAATCAATCATTGCCGCCATCGTGGTCGATTTACCCGAGCCAGTGCCGCCCACTAGCAGCACCAAGCCACGCTTAGCCAGCACCACGTCTTTTAAAATGGGCGGTAATTTCAACTCATCAAAATCGGGAATTTTGCTGGTAATAACCCGCAGTACCATGCCGACTTTTTCTTGCTGCATAAACACATTAACCCGAAAGCGACCGATACCTTCGGGGTTAATAGCAAAATTGCACTCGTAATCCCGCTCAAATTCTTCAACCTGATCGGGCCGCATGATTGAATAGGCCAAAGCCTTGGAAATCACACCATTTAATTTTTGATTTCCAACCGGTGTTAACCTGCCATTGATTTTCATCGCAGGTGGAAAATCATCAGCAATAAAAAGATCAGACGCTTTATGCTGCAACATCATACGCAGCAAATCATTGATTGTTTTACTGGCTTGTTCTGGAGCCATTTTTAGAACCTTTACACAAAATCGTTTTAGCCCCGCAAGAGGGAAAGGCAAAACTCACAAGAAACACACACTTTCTGATGAGAAGCTGCTGACAGCGTAGTTGCTTCCACGCACCGTTTCTTCCTGAATTAGCAATTAATCAGATAAGACGGCGACATAATACACATGCATTTACTTACAACCAACACAGGTAATGATGCAGGAAACACCCTAGAACACACACTCAACACCTAATTCTTCAGATAAAAAATGGCCGTCCCCTCCCTTGGCCAGCACTCAAAATCCCAGTTTTCACATCGCACACGGCGAGGAGTGATCTTCCTGTAAAATGCGCCCCATCCAAGCCCCATTCAAAGACTTATGCGCAAAATTACTCATGTTGCAGCTGGCATTTTACTGCGTGCCGATGGCTCGTTTTTGCTCGGCAGCCGCCCTGTCGGCAAGCCTTATGCAGGTTACTGGGAGTTTCCCGGTGGCAAGCTGGAAAGCGGCGAGACCGAGCTAGCGGCACTAAAACGTGAATTAGTCGAAGAAATGGGCATCGCCGTCACCGCGGCCACGCCGTGGATCGTGCAAACATTTGACTATCCCCATGCCAGTGTAAGACTGTCTTTTTTCCGGATTAGCGATTGGGAAGGCGAGATCACCGCGCATGAAGGTCAGGAGTTCGCCTGGCAAGTACCGGGCAAGCTGAATGTTTCACCGATTCTGCCTGCCAATGGGCCTATCCTGCGCGGCTTGGCCCTGCCTGACGTAATGACAATTTCTAATGTGGCCGAGCTGGGAGAGGC encodes the following:
- the xseA gene encoding exodeoxyribonuclease VII large subunit; its protein translation is MNLSSTNSVILTVSELNRRAKTLLESSFPLLWVAGEISNFKRYDSGHCYFSIKDTNAQVRCVMFRNRAALLDFQPREGMQVEARALVSLYEARGDFQLTIEALRPAGLGALFAAYEKLKQKLENEGLFASERKRALPVFPRAVGIVTSPAAAALSDVIAALQRRMPSLPIILYPTPVQGLDAAPQIASAIHKASERKEVDVLIVCRGGGSLEDLWAFNEEIVARAIASCTMPVVSGVGHETDFSIADFVADIRAATPTAAAELVSPNRSEWLARLERQQGRMHRAIERQIQSKMQQLDGVSRHLQHPGERLHRQKTHLQELSRRLQLAPARTLEKNHYRLKQLSLNLSHLKPHPARQQERLQHLSRQLLQAMPRQLKQQRQKLAMLAARLEPWNPQSVLARGYTLVTRPDGQLVRHGAQLKHDELLLLQFADSTADVRVIKNLGEQGKLGI
- a CDS encoding PilT/PilU family type 4a pilus ATPase is translated as MAPEQASKTINDLLRMMLQHKASDLFIADDFPPAMKINGRLTPVGNQKLNGVISKALAYSIMRPDQVEEFERDYECNFAINPEGIGRFRVNVFMQQEKVGMVLRVITSKIPDFDELKLPPILKDVVLAKRGLVLLVGGTGSGKSTTMAAMIDYRNQNTHGHIITIEDPIEYVHKSKNCLVTHREVGRDTKHWFAALKNTLRQAPDVILIGEIRDRDTMEYALSFAETGHLCMGTLHANSANQALERIVNFFPEERHPQIYMDLSLNMRGMVSQRLIPTPDGKGRVAAIEILLNSPLVADMIFKGDVGGVKTAMLKSEELGMQTFDSALFHLYEDGRISLEEALKNADSINELRLRVKLKSKDSTSVSHDELGHLSLVAEAEPEEDEGKAE